GGGGCGTTGGTCGACTGGTAGGAGACGAGCAGCCAGCGATCGTGGATCATCGCGTAGACGGCCGTGACGAGGAGAGTGGGTTTCACCGTTTTCCCGTCCGGTCCGGCGATTTCAATCTGCGTCGTGCCTTGCAACACCGCCGCTTCACCGTAGAGCCGAACTTGGGGCGGCGTCGTGTAGCGCACAGCGACGTATTTGAGCTGGCCAGATTTCAGCGCCGTGAGGAACTGCGGCTTCGTTTGCACCACGCCGTTCGAGTGCACGTAGACGCAGTCGGCGGCGAGCATGTCGTCGAGCGCGGGGACGTCGGCGGCCAGCATGGCGTAGATGCGCGTCTCGTCGGTGCGCAACACCGCGGCCTTCAGGGCGTCCGCCAGCGTGGCCTTTTGCGCGGAGGCAGGCAGGGCCGCGCCGAGCGCGAGCAGGAGGATCGCGAGGAGTTTCATTCGCGGTGGACCGGGTGGGGGCGGCCTTGGTCGTTGATGGCGACGTAGGTGAAGACGCCTTCGGTGACCTGCAGCAGCTTGCCGTCGCGGCCGCGTTGGACCCAC
This portion of the Opitutia bacterium genome encodes:
- a CDS encoding nuclear transport factor 2 family protein; translation: MKLLAILLLALGAALPASAQKATLADALKAAVLRTDETRIYAMLAADVPALDDMLAADCVYVHSNGVVQTKPQFLTALKSGQLKYVAVRYTTPPQVRLYGEAAVLQGTTQIEIAGPDGKTVKPTLLVTAVYAMIHDRWLLVSYQSTNAPAAPGR